In a single window of the Equus quagga isolate Etosha38 chromosome 7, UCLA_HA_Equagga_1.0, whole genome shotgun sequence genome:
- the SRRM2 gene encoding serine/arginine repetitive matrix protein 2 isoform X2 has protein sequence MYNGIGLPTPRGSGTNGYVQRNLSLVRGRRGERPDYKGEEELRRLEAALVKRPNPDILDHERKRRVELRCLELEEMMEEQGYEEQQIQEKVATFRLMLLEKDVNPGGKEETPGQRPAVTETHQLAELNEKKNERLRAAFGISDSYVDGSSFDPQRRAREAKQPAPEPPKPYSLVRESSSSRSPTPKQKKKKKKKDRGRRSESSSPRRERKKSSKKKKHRSESESKKRKHRSPTPKSKRKSKDKKRKRSRSTTPAPKSRRAHRSTSADSASSSDTSRSRSRSAAAKTHTTTLTGRSPSPASGHRGEGDVPSKEPGTTNTGQPSSPEPSTKHPSSPYEDKDKDIKEKSAVQPSPSPERSSTGPEPPAPTLLLAEQHGGSPQPLATTPLSQEPVNPPSEASPTQGRSPPKSPEKPPQSSSESCPPSPQPTKVSRHASSSPESPKPAPAPGSRREISSSPASKSRSHGRAKRDKSHSHTPSHGVGRSCSPATTKRGRSRSRTPTKRGHSRSRSPQWCRSRSAQRWGRSRSPQRRGRSRSPQRPGWSRSRNNQRRGRSRSARRGRSHSRSSATRGRSRSRTPARRGRSRSRTPARRRSRSRTPTRRRSRSRTPARRGRSRSRTPARRRSRTRSPVRRRSRSRSPARRSGRSRSRTPARRSGRSRSRTPARRSGRSRSRTPGRRSGRSRSRTPARRGRSRSRTPARRGRSRSRSLVRRGRSHSRTPQRRGRSGSSSERKNKSRTSQRRSRSNSSPEMKKSHVSSRRSRSLSSPRSKTKSRLSLRRSLSGSSPCPKQKSQTPPRRSRSGSSQPKAKSRTPPRRSHSRSSLPPNQKSKTPSQQNRSSLSPQSQVKSGTPPRQGSVTSPQANEQSATPPRRSRSESSPDPEVKSRTPSRHSCSGSSPPRVKSSTPLRRSRSGSSSPQPKVKALTSPTQSHSGSSSPSPSRVTSKTPPRQSRSESPCSKVDSRSLQRHSHSRSSSPDTKVKPGTPPRQSHSGSTSPCPNIKPQTPPGHVLSGSKSPCSQEKSKDSPVQSCSGSFSLCLGVKSSAPPGEGYFGSSFLQQKGQSQTSPDPRSDTSSPEMRQNHSASPSLQSKSQTSPKGGQSGSSSPVAELAPRSPARQDRSELLSSPRLKSAMSPEQSRSQSDSSPYPAMDSKSFLGQSRLEPFPESKEKTGLLLQEDVTAPSPRPRDKLSPPAQDRPESSAVLKDTPRTPSRERGGVGSSLDTKDQSSALPHPNQGEELMEVVDKSEESSNQLLPHLSPKHKEIAGNNFESSPEIEERPVMSLTLDQSQSQVSLEAEVPVVASTWSGPHFSPEHKELSNSPPRENSFGSPLEFRNSGPVTEMNTGFSPEVKEDLNGPSSNQLETDPSLDVKEQSTRSSRRSSSDLSPDAVEKAGMSSNQSVSSPVLEAIPRTPSRERSSSTSSPELKDGLPRTPSRRSRSGSSPGLRDGSGTPSRHSLSGSSPGMKDIPRTPSRGRSECDSSPEPKALPQTPRPGSRSPSSLELNNKCLTPQRERSGSESSVEQKAVARTPLGQRSRSGSSQELDGKPSASPQERSESDSSPDSKAKTRMPLRQRSCSGSSPEVDSKSRPSPRRSRSGSSPEVKDKPRAALRAQSGSDSSPEPKAPAPRALPRRSRSGSSSKGRGPSPEGSSSSESSPEHPPKSRTARRSSRSSPEPKIKSRTPPRRRSSRSSPELTRKARLSRRSRSASSSPETRSRTPPRRRRSPSVSSPEPAEKSRSSRRRRSASSPRTKTTSRRGRSPSPKPRGLQRSRSRSRREKTRTTRRRDRSGSSQSTSRRRQRSRSRSRVTRRRRGGSGYHSRSPARQESSRTSSRRRRGRSRTPPTSRKRSRSRTSPAPWKRSRSRASPATHRRSRSRTPLVSRRRSRSRTSPVSRRRSRSRTSVTRRRSRSRASPVSRRRSRSRTPLVTRRRSRSRTPTRRRSRSRTPPVTRRRSRSRTPPVTRRRSRSRTSPITRRRSRSRTSPVTRRRSRSRTSPVTRRRSRSRTSPVTRRRSRSRTPPAIRRRSRSRTPLLPRKRSRSRSPLAIRRRSRSRTPRTTRGKRSLTRSPPAIRRRSASGSSSDRSRSATPPTTRNHSGSRTPPVALNSSRMSCFSRPSMSPTPLDRCRSPGMLEPLGSSRTPMSVLQQAGGSMMDGPGPRIPDHPRTSVPENHAQSRIALALTAISLGTARPPPSMSAAGLAARMSQVPAPVPLMSLRTAPAASLASRIPAASAAAMNLAGARTPAMPTAVNLADSRAPAAAAAMNLASPRTAVAPSAVNLADPRTPTAPAVNLAGARTPAALAALSLTGSGTPPTPGNYPSSSRTPQAPAPANLVGPRSAHATAPVNIASSRTPPALAPASLTSARMAPALSGANLTSPRVPLSAYERVSGRTSPPLLDRARSRTPPGGPGSRTPPSAPSQSRMTSERAPSPASRMVQAPSQSVLPPAQDRPRSPVPSTFSDQSRSVLAQTTPVAGSQSLSSGVVAKTISSAGDHNSILSGPVPGVSHPEDGEPPASTGAQQPSALAALQPAKERRSSSSSSSSSSSSSSSSSSSSSSSSSGSSSSDSEGSSLPTQPEVALKRVPSPAPAPKEAVREGRPQEPTPAKRKRRSSSSSSSSSSSSSSSSSSSSSSSSSSSSSSSSSSSSSSTSSSPSPAKPGPQALPKPASPKKPPPGEQRSRSPRKPIDSLRDSRSLSYSPAERRRTSPQPSPRDQQSSERGSRRGQRGDSRSPGHKRRRETPSPRPVRHRSSRSP, from the exons GGTAACTGAGACTCACCAGTTGGCAGAATTGAATGAGAAGAAGAATGAACGACTCCGTGCTGCCTTTGGCATCAGTGATTCCTATGTGGATGGCAGCTCTTTTGATCCTCAGCGTCGTGCTCGAGAAGCTAAACAACCAGCTCCCGAGCCTCCCAAACCTTACAG CCTTGTCCGGGAGTCCAGCAGTTCTCGCTCACCAACcccaaagcaaaaaaagaagaaaaagaagaaagacagaggaCG CAGGTCAGAGAGCAGCTCTCCTCGACgagaaaggaagaagagctcTAAGAAGAAGAAGCACAG GTCAGAGTCTGAATCCAAGAAACGGAAGCATAG GTCTCCCACTCCAAAGAGCAAGCGTAAATCTAAGGACAAGAAGCGGAAGCG GTCTCGAAGTACAACACCAGCACCCAAGAGTCGCCGGGCCCACCGTTCAACTTCTGCTgactctgcttcctcttctgatACTTCCCGTAGTCG GTCTCGAAGTGCTGCAGCTAAAACCCATACAACTACCTTGACTGGGCGAAGtccttctcctgcctcagggcatCGAGGGGAGGGAGATGTACCTTCCAAGGAACCAGGTACCACCAACACAGGGCAGCCTAGCAGCCCAGAGCCCTCTACAAAGCATCCTAGCAGCCCTTATGAAGACAAAGATAAAGACATCAAGGAG AAATCTGCAGTTCAACCTAGTCCCTCTCCGGAAAGGAGCAGCACAggcccagaaccacctgctcccACTCTGCTCCTTGCTGAGCAGCATGGCGGCTCCCCACAACCCCTTGCAACAACCCCCTTAAGTCAGGAGCCAGTGAACCCCCCATCTGAGGCTTCCCCAACCCAGGGCCGTTCACCACCTAAGTCTCCTGAGAAACCTCCTCAGTCGTCTTCAGAGAGCTGCCCACCATCCCCTCAACCTACCAAAGTTTCTCGGCATGCTAGCTCTTCCCCTGAAAGTCCTAAACCCGCACCAGCTCCTGGGTCCCGTCGGGAGATTTCTTCTTCTCCCGCATCCAAGAGTCGCTCGCATGGCCGAGCAAAGCGGGATAAATCACATTCTCATACTCCTTctcatggggtggggaggtcCTGTAGCCCTGCCACCACCAAGCGGGGGCGTTCTCGGTCTCGAACCCCTACTAAGAGAGGTCATTCTCGGTCCCGGTCCCCTCAGTGGTGTAGGTCCCGGTCTGCACAGAGGTGGGGGCGATCTAGAAGTCCCCAGCGACGTGGCCGCTCCAGGTCTCCTCAGCGACCGGGCTGGTCCAGGAGTAGAAATAACCAGAGAAGAGGCAGATCTAGATCAGCAAGGCGAGGCAGGTCACACTCTAGATCCTCAGCTACTAGGGGCAGATCTCGTTCTAGAACGCCAGCTCGGCGGGGCAGGTCTCGTTCCAGAACACCTGCCAGGCGGAGATCACGATCCAGAACACCCACCAGGCGTAGGTCTCGATCTAGAACACCAGCCCGGAGGGGCAGATCGCGGTCTAGAACGCCTGCTAGGCGCAGATCTAGGACCCGCTCGCCAGTGCGACGGAGGTCTCGTAGTAGGTCGCCAGCCAGGAGAAGCGGTAGGTCACGTTCTCGAACCCCAGCTAGACGAAGTGGCAGGTCACGCTCTAGAACCCCAGCTAGGCGAAGTGGTCGATCGCGCTCTAGAACCCCAGGTAGGCGAAGTGGTAGATCGCGCTCTAGAACGCCTGCCAGGAGAGGGAGATCTCGGTCTAGGACACCAGCAAGACGTGGAAGATCCCGTAGTAGAAGTCTAGTTAGACGGGGACGATCTCACTCCAGAACACCACAAAGAAGAGGCAGGTCTGGCTCATCATCAGAGCGGAAGAACAAATCCAGAACATCACAGAGAAGGAGCAGGTCCAACTCaagcccagaaatgaaaaaatCTCATGTTTCTTCAAGGCGGAGCAGGTCTCTCTCTTCACCACGGTCCAAAACAAAATCTCGCTTGTCTTTGAGGCGAAGCCTTTCAGGGTCTTCTCCATGCCCTAAACAGAAGTCTCAGACTCCACCAAGGCGCAGTCGCTCTGGATCATCCCAACCTAAAGCTAAATCTAGAACACCACCAAGGCGAAGTCACTCTCGTTCTTCTTTACCTCCTaatcagaaatcaaaaacacCATCACAACAAAATCGTTCCAGTTTATCTCCTCAATCTCAAGTGAAATCTGGAACACCACCAAGGCAAGGGTCTGTAACAAGTCCCCAGGCAAATGAGCAGTCTGCAACACCACCAAGACGGAGCCGTTCGGAATCATCACCTGATCCTGAGGTAAAATCTAGGACACCTTCCAGACACAGCTGCTCAGGGTCTTCTCCTCCTAGAGTGAAATCTAGTACACCTCTAAGACGGAGCCGATCTGGGTCATCATCTCCACAACCCAAAGTGAAGGCGTTAACATCACCAACACAAAGCCATTCTGGTTCCTCTTCTCCAAGTCCTAGTAGAGTGACATCTAAAACACCTCCAAGGCAAAGCAGATCAGAGTCTCCCTGCTCCAAGGTGGACTCTAGATCATTGCAAAGACACAGCCATTCTAGGTCCTCCTCACCAGATACCAAAGTGAAACCTGGAACACCACCAAGACAAAGTCACTCAGGGTCTACTTCGCCATGCCCCAACATCAAGCCCCAAACTCCACCAGGGCACGTTCTTTCTGGATCAAAGTCACCGTGTTCCCAAGAGAAGTCTAAAGACTCACCAGTGCAAAGTTGTTCTGggtccttctccctctgcctgggagtAAAGTCTAGTGCACCACCAGGAGAGGGCTATTTCGGCTCCTCATTTCTGCAACAGAAAGGACAATCTCAGACTTCACCAGACCCCAGATCTGATACTTCAAGTCCAGAAATGAGGCAGAATCACTCTGCATCTCCATCTCTGCAGAGCAAATCTCAAACATCTCCTAAGGGTGGCCAGTCCGGGTCATCATCTCCAGTCGCTGAGCTGGCACCCAGATCTCCAGCAAGACAAGATAGAAGTGAATTGTTGTCAAGTCCTAGGCTGAAATCTGCCATGTCTCCTGAGCAGAGCAGGTCCCAGTCTGACTCTTCCCCATATCCTGCAATGGACTCTAAATCTTTTCTGGGGCAGAGTAGATTGGAGCCTTTTCCTGAATCAAAAGAGAAAACGGGCTTACTCCTTCAGGAGGATGTTACTGCACCATCTCCTAGACCAAGAGACAAATTGAGTCCTCCAGCGCAGGATAGGCCTGAGTCCTCAGCAGTCCTCAAAGACACACCCAGAACCCCATCAAGGGAAAGAGGTGGTGTTGGGTCATCTCTAGATACAAAAGACCAGAGTAGTGCATTACCTCACCCGAACCAAGGTGAGGAATTAATGGAGGTGGTAGATAAATCTGAAGAATCTTCAAACCAGCTTTTGCCCCATTTGTCtccaaaacataaagaaatagctggaaataattttgaatcaTCTCCTGAGATAGAAGAAAGGCCTGTTATGTCTTTGACTCTTGACCAAAGCCAGTCACAGGTTTCTTTGGAAGCAGAAGTCCCTGTAGTGGCCTCAACTTGGAGTGGGCCCCATTTCTCTCCAGAACATAAAGAACTATCTAACTCCCCTCCCAGGGAGAATAGCTTTGGATCGCCTTTAGAATTTAGAAATTCAGGTCCTGTTACAGAAATGAATACTGGATTTTCTCCTGAGGTTAAAGAAGATTTGAATGGACCTTCTTCTAATCAGCTGGAGACAGATCCATCTTTAGACGTGAAAGAACAATCGACGAGATCTTCCAGGCGCAGCAGTTCTGATTTATCCCCAGATGCAGTAGAAAAAGCAGGAATGTCTTCAAATCAGAGTGTCTCTTCACCGGTACTTGAGGCTATACCTCGAACACCCTCGAGGGAAAGAAGTAGTTCTACATCTTCTCCTGAACTGAAAGATGGTTTACCCAGAACTCCCTCAAGGAGAAGCAGGTCTGGGTCTTCCCCAGGACTTAGAGATGGATCTGGGACTCCCTCAAGGCACAGCTTATCTGGGTCCTCTCCTGGAATGAAAGATATACCTAGAACACCATCCAGGGGGAGAAGCGAATGTGATTCTTCTCCAGAACCAAAAGCTTTGCCTCAGACTCCTAGGCCAGGGAGTCGTTCTCCATCATCCTTGGAGCTCAACAACAAGTGTCTTACTcctcagagagaaagaagtgggTCAGAATCATCAGTTGAACAGAAGGCTGTGGCTAGGACTCCTCTTGGGCAGAGAAGTCGGTCTGGATCTTCTCAAGAACTTGATGGGAAACCCAGTGCATCCCCTCAGGAAAGAAGCGAATCTGACTCTTCTCCAGATTCTAAAGCGAAGACACGAATGCCACTTAGACAGAGGAGTTGCTCTGGATCATCTCCAGAGGTCGACAGCAAATCCCGACCTTCTCCTCGGCGTAGTAGATCTGGCTCATCACCTGAAGTTAAAGATAAGCCCAGAGCTGCACTCAGGGCACAGAGTGGTTCTGATTCTTCTCCTGAACCCAAGGCTCCAGCTCCTCGGGCCCTTCCCAGACGAAGCAGATCAGGTTCATCAAGCAAGGGCAGAGGCCCTTCTCCTGAAGGAAGCAGCAGTTCTGAGTCCTCTCCAGAACACCCCCCCAAATCTAGAACTGCTAGAAGAAGCTCTAGGTCATCACCAGAGCCGAAGATCAAGTCTCGCACTCCACCTCGCCGTCGCAGTTCTCGGTCATCTCCTGAGTTGACTAGGAAGGCCAGACTCTCCCGTAGAAGCCGCTCTGCGTCATCCTCACCAGAGACCCGTTCTAGAACTCCCCCAAGACGCCGAAGAAGTCCCTCGGTGTCTTCCCCAGAGCCAGCTGAAAAGTCAAGATCCTCACGTCGACGGCGTTCAGCTTCATCTCCACGCACTAAGACAACTTCAAGGAGAGGTCGTTCTCCTTCACCAAAGCCTCGTGGGCTCCAGAGGTCTCGGTCCCgctcaaggagagagaaaacaagaacaaCCCGACGTCGAGATAGGTCCGGATCTTCTCAGTCAACGTCTAGGAGAAGACAGCGGAGCCGGTCAAGGTCTCGGGTTACTCGTCGCAGGAGAGGAGGCTCTGGTTACCATTCAAGGTCTCCTGCCCGGCAAGAGAGTTCGAGAACCTCTTCTCGACGCCGAAGAGGCCGTTCTCGGACACCCCCAACCAGTCGGAAGCGTTCCCGCTCACGTACATCACCAGCCCCATGGAAACGCTCCAGGTCTCGGGCTTCTCCAGCCACTCACCGGCGATCTAGGTCCAGGACACCACTGGTTAGTCGACGTAGGTCAAGGTCTAGAACTTCACCAGTCAGTAGGAGACGATCAAGGTCTAGGACATCAGTGACACGACGAAGATCTCGATCAAGAGCATCACCCGTGAGTCGAAGGCGATCCAGGTCCAGAACACCACTGGTAACCCGCCGTCGGTCAAGATCCAGAACACCAACTCGCCGGCGTTCCCGTTCTAGAACTCCACCGGTGACTCGCAGAAGGTCCAGATCTAGGACTCCACCAGTAACCAGGAGGCGATCTCGAAGCAGAACCTCACCTATAACTCGCAGAAGATCGAGATCTAGAACATCCCCAGTTACCCGTAGGAGGTCTCGATCTCGCACGTCTCCGGTAACACGAAGGAGGTCCCGCTCTCGAACCTCTCCAGTGACACGCCGCCGATCTAGGTCTCGAACACCTCCAGCTATTCGGCGCCGTTCTAGGTCTCGAACCCCACTGTTGCCACGCAAACGTTCTCGAAGTCGCTCACCACTTGCTATCCGCCGCCGTTCTAGGTCCCGTACTCCGCGAACAACACGGGGCAAACGGTCCTTAACAAGATCTCCTCCAGCCATCCGCAGGCGTTCTGCATCAGGAAGTAGTTCTGACCGCTCACGTTCTGCTACTCCGCCAACAACAAGGAATCATTCTGGTTCTCGCACACCTCCAGTAGCACTCAATAGCTCCAGAATGAGCTGTTTCAGTCGTCCTAGCATGTCACCAACTCCTCTCGACCGCTGTAGATCACCTGGAATGCTTGAACCCCTTGGCAGCTCTAGAACACCTATGTCTGTCCTGCAGCAAGCTGGTGGCTCCATGATGGATGGTCCAGGTCCCCGAATTCCTGATCACCCGAGAACATCTGTACCAGAAAATCATGCTCAGTCTAGAATCGCACTTGCCCTGACAGCTATCAGTCTCGGCACCGCTCGGCCTCCTCCATCTATGTCTGCTGCTGGCCTTGCTGCAAGAATGTCCCAGGTTCCAGCTCCAGTGCCTCTCATGAGTCTCAGAACAGCTCCAGCTGCCAGCCTTGCCAGCAGGATTCCTGCAGCCTCTGCAGCAGCCATGAACCTGGCTGGTGCCAGGACACCTGCCATGCCAACAGCAGTGAACCTGGCTGACTCGAGAGcaccagctgcagcagcagccaTGAACTTGGCTAGTCCCAGAACAGCAGTGGCACCTTCAGCTGTGAACCTTGCTGACCCTCGCACCCCCACGGCCCCAGCTGTGAACCTGGCAGGAGCCAGAACCCCAGCTGCTTTGGCAGCTTTGAGTCTTACGGGCTCTGGCACACCCCCAACTCCTGGAAACTATCCCTCCAGTTCCAGAACACCCCAGGCTCCAGCCCCTGCAAACCTGGTGGGTCCTAGATCTGCACATGCCACAGCTCCTGTGAATATTGCCAGCTCGAGAACCCCTCCAGCTTTGGCCCCTGCAAGCCTCACCAGTGCTAGAATGGCTCCAGCCTTGTCTGGTGCAAACCTCACCAGCCCCAGGGTGCCCCTTTCTGCCTACGAGCGTGTTAGTGGCAGAACCTCACCACCGCTTCTTGACAGAGCCAGGTCCAGAACACCACCAGGTGGCCCAGGCTCTAGAACCCCACCATCTGCCCCGAGCCAATCTAGAATGACTTCTGAGCgggctccctctcctgcctctagAATGGTCCAGGCTCCCTCACAGTCTGTTCTTCCTCCAGCTCAGGATCGACCTAGGTCCCCTGTGCCATCTACTTTTTCTGACCAATCCCGATCTGTGCTTGCCCAGACCACCCCTGTAGCAGGGtctcagtccctttcctctgggGTAGTGGCAAAGACCATATCTTCTGCTGGTGACCACAACAGCATACTCTCTGGCCCTGTCCCTGGGGTGTCCCACCCTGAGGATGGGGAACCACCTGCCTCTACGGGGGCCCAGCAGCCTTCTGCATTGGCCGCCCTGCAGCCGGCAAAGGAGCGGCGgagttcctcctcctcctcgtcctccagctcctcctcttcatcatcatcgtcgtcgtcatcctcttcctcctcctctggctcaAGTTCTAGCGACTCGGAGGGCTCTAGCCTTCCCACTCAACCTGAGGTAGCACTGAAGAG ggtccccagccctgctccagccccaaAGGAGGCTGTTCGAGAGGGACGTCCTCAGGAGCCTACCCCAGCCAAACGGAAGAGACGCTCTAGCAGCTCCAGttccagctcctcctcttcctcctcgtcctcctcttcctcgtcctcctcttcctcctcctcctcttcctcttcttcctcctcctcctcctcttcctcttctacttcTTCATCCCCCTCCCCTGCTAAGCCTGGCCCTCAGGCCTTGCCCAAACCTGCAAGCCCCAAGAAGCCACCCCCTGGCGAGCAGAG GTCCCGCAGCCCCCGGAAGCCAATAGACTCCCTCCGGGACTCCCGGTCCCTCAGCTACTCACCTGCGGAGCGCCGCCGCACCTCGCCCCAGCCCTCACCACGGGACCAGCAGAG CAGTGAGCGGGGTTCCCGGAGAGGCCAGCGTGGGGATAGCCGCTCCCCAGGCCACAAGCGCAGGAGGGAGACACCTAGCCCCCGCCCTGTGCGGCACCGCTCCTCCAG GTCTCCGTGA